The genomic DNA TCTATTCCTTCTTTGTGGACGACGGAGGAAGGATGTGATGGACGTGCGAGGGGTgggaaggatgggatgtgggTTGTTGCCGATGTGGTACTGgctatcaaggtgagttactGTCATATTGACGAATCTTTCATGACATTGTTtggcaatgatgatgaagaaacaACAACGGAATTGAGCTAATAATAAATTCACTCTAATAGGGTGGTTTATGGGTAAGATTCGATTCTGTAGAGACGAGTAGTGATCGATGACATGAACAAACGAACAATATGACAGATATGATAACTTTTGTAAAGTACCGGTGATGTGAATTGAACAGTTAAGTTGTAGACGATGAATCACTTTGGTACAcatgtatatgatatactATGCATTATGAATATCCCTTGTGTTTATGATTCCTCTACTTCCTGCTCTGGTATACCAAACATCCCTTTAACGCTCTCCCATATTTTCTCATCACCCTGTTTCCTCAATCTATCTTCTATCTCTCTGACGTTTAGCCATGCGTGGGAGGTGtaaattgatgaagatgtgagaGTCGGTTGACCTGCCAGAATATGACCTCGGAGGAAGAATGTCTaaaagcaagaagaagaagaatcaacaTCCAATCTACTATCTTCGATCTGAGTTGCTTTTCGCGCGTGCAAAAGAGAAAACAAGGACGGCAGGTAAAGCTAGACTCACCCTCTGTTCACCCTCTCTAACCACTCCAACAGGTTTCCTAGTGACCAGCCAACTGTCCATCCCTTTCCCATCCAATTGTCCATTCGGTCCTATTATATTATCATTTATGGCCTCGTCCAAACTCTGTAACCTCTCTACAGTCGTACTTGGGAATACccatttcttcttatctttacTTTGTAATAGACAGtatacttcttcttcgggATATCTTTCCAAACTtttttctccctttccttctttttcatctttctcctcccaATGATTTCGAGGTAAGATTTCATACTCTGTTTCAGGTGGTATATCACCTATATTATCTGGTTTACCACCTGCCAGCCTCTCTCCATAGATTTCAGTCTCGTACTCGTGTTCTGCCTTTAGGTATCGACGAAGCGGTAGGGAACCTGATTTGAAGTAGAATTCAGTAGGGAGAGGTGAAGATAAGGAATGTTTGATGGATCGAGAATAGTCGTAGTATGTTTTTTCAAGTTCTGTAGGTGTTGGTGTTAGGAGAGGTGCACGAGAGAGAAGGAGTGAAGCTATtagtggaggaggatttgaggaggatgagggggatgatgaagaagaagaagagaatcgCTGAAGAGCTAGAAAAGATGTAAGCTATTTTTCTCTATCCTGTGGTGTGGCGAGCTTACCTGCTCTTCTGAATGACGACGAGGGCCTTATCAGTGATCGTGGTGCGATTGACATTCTGAAGGCTGtctgatggggatgatgCTACAGTCGATATGTATTGGTCAACCCGAAAAGATCAACGAAAACATCGAGAGAGATCCGAAATTTCAACTGCAG from Kwoniella mangroviensis CBS 8507 chromosome 1 map unlocalized Ctg02, whole genome shotgun sequence includes the following:
- a CDS encoding mitochondrial 54S ribosomal protein mL46 — encoded protein: MSIAPRSLIRPSSSFRRAALQRFSSSSSSSPSSSSNPPPLIASLLLSRAPLLTPTPTELEKTYYDYSRSIKHSLSSPLPTEFYFKSGSLPLRRYLKAEHEYETEIYGERLAGGKPDNIGDIPPETEYEILPRNHWEEKDEKEGKGEKSLERYPEEEVYCLLQSKDKKKWVFPSTTVERLQSLDEAINDNIIGPNGQLDGKGMDSWLVTRKPVGVVREGEQRTFFLRGHILAGQPTLTSSSIYTSHAWLNVREIEDRLRKQGDEKIWESVKGMFGIPEQEVEES